A single Staphylococcus muscae DNA region contains:
- a CDS encoding diacylglycerol kinase — translation MRKRARIIYNPTSGKELFKRALPDVLVKFEQAGFETSAYATQKAGDATEEAARAINEQYDLIVAAGGDGTLNEVINGIAEKPNRPKLGLIPMGTVNDYGRALHLPTDIFEAVDVILDGKTIQVDIGKMNNRYFINVAAGGKITEVSYEAPSKLKTIVGPFAYYIKGFEMLPQMHPVDVRIEYDGEVFEGEITLFLLGLTNSMAGFEKLVPDAKLDDGMFTLLIVEKASLAELGHIMTLASRGEHTKHPKVHYIKAQSVNISSLAEMPLNVDGEYGGQLPANFLNLVRHIEVFSPANVDNELLIEEPKNTDDLFE, via the coding sequence ATGAGAAAACGTGCGAGGATTATATACAATCCAACATCTGGGAAAGAGCTCTTTAAACGTGCGCTACCTGATGTATTGGTGAAATTTGAACAAGCAGGCTTTGAGACCAGCGCATATGCAACTCAAAAAGCAGGAGATGCGACTGAAGAAGCTGCGCGCGCCATTAATGAACAGTATGATTTGATAGTTGCAGCAGGTGGAGATGGAACGCTCAATGAAGTCATCAATGGGATTGCTGAAAAGCCCAATCGCCCAAAATTAGGCTTAATCCCAATGGGAACAGTTAATGACTACGGACGTGCATTACATTTGCCAACAGATATTTTTGAAGCAGTTGATGTGATTTTAGACGGCAAAACAATACAAGTAGATATCGGAAAGATGAACAACCGATATTTTATCAATGTTGCTGCTGGGGGTAAGATTACAGAAGTCTCATATGAAGCGCCGAGCAAGTTAAAGACGATAGTCGGGCCGTTTGCATATTATATTAAAGGTTTTGAGATGTTACCACAAATGCACCCAGTTGATGTGCGCATTGAATATGATGGTGAAGTCTTTGAAGGTGAGATTACATTATTTTTACTCGGCTTGACGAATTCGATGGCAGGCTTTGAGAAGCTCGTTCCTGATGCGAAGCTCGATGATGGTATGTTTACATTATTAATCGTTGAAAAAGCAAGTTTAGCTGAATTGGGACATATTATGACATTAGCTTCTCGTGGCGAACATACGAAACATCCAAAAGTGCACTATATCAAGGCGCAATCGGTTAATATCTCATCTTTAGCAGAGATGCCACTGAACGTTGATGGGGAATACGGCGGACAGTTGCCAGCTAACTTTTTAAATTTAGTAAGACATATTGAAGTGTTTTCTCCTGCAAATGTAGATAATGAATTACTGATTGAAGAACCTAAGAACACAGATGATTTATTTGAATAG